The following DNA comes from Xiphias gladius isolate SHS-SW01 ecotype Sanya breed wild chromosome 10, ASM1685928v1, whole genome shotgun sequence.
ttaaaaaaaaaaattttttttttaaattgtcgtAATATAGATTTGAGGTGATATCATCCAGCCTTACACTCACATTCTCACATTAGTGTTGCATCAAAGTAATGCACTGCTATAAAACAATCCTGTTAAAGGCTGTCTCAATGTTTTTGGTAGAGCTCAGGCTCATACCATGATCTGTGCCTGGATTCTCATTCATGTGTCTGGTGACTGAATGGACATACAGCCGTTTTTCGCGCTCCCACTCCACTTCCCTGCCAAAGATCGCCAGcctgaaaaaagacaatatctctaTACAAGCACACCTAACCACAGTcaaccacacaagacatctcaTGCTTCAGACAGCAGTGTATGTGCACAGTGAGATCAAAACCATGCTCAATTAATATGGCCCTAGAGCCACTGATGACACAGAAAGGCAGACAGGTAAAAAAGAGAGACTATTATGAAGGATAGACATGGTCACCCTTACAACCAGTAAACACAGATTGTTTGATATGGTCATACTGCTCCCCCTAGAGGTGAAGCCACTATAGTACCTTTGACTCCTGCCACTGCTGAAACATTTGCCACTCAGGGAAACCCTGTCCTCTGGATTTGGCTTGGTAGCATTCTTCTCTGGCAGACGAGGTGCTactgttttgctgctgctggtggtgcgCTGGCTGGGAGCCACCACAACTGATTTCACCTTTAAAAAGCACAGGGGTTGTGGGCGTGAACATGTAGTATGCAcaccatatactgtacaataggagctcaataaaaaaaacgtaACTACATGTGAACACAGCTGAGGCAACTTACCTGTACTTGGAGAGGTAAGGTGGTTTCATAACTGGTGTCCAAAGTGGCCTCCTCTCCACTAAGTGTGGCCTGACACTCGTGGATAGGCTCTttcacctcctctgtctcccgTCTACTGTGCTCTCTATCAGTGTTCAAATTCACCGTGACACTGTGGCACAGTGATGATTCAAATATGGGGGGACCAATATTCCACATCTCTTCAACATCACCTTCTAAAGAATATACAACTGAGTTCACAGACTCCAGTGGTGGCCCACTAACAGGGGGATACAAATCActaaatgagaagaaaacatgCTGTCCAGACAGCATGGCTTGTTCAGATGAACTTTCAGGATAGCATTGCTCCTGTGGCCCCTCAACCTCACCCATCCTGTGCAGGGGGCTAGAGGTAGCTGTAGGCATCGGAGGGTATTCTGACTGAGGGGGGCTCTTTCCTGTTTTAAGGTCCTTTATATAAGACATGGAGAAATATCCTTTATCATCTTGGTCAACTTTTACATTCAgatacatttctttctttagcTCCTCTCGTCCTTCCTCCACTTGCCAGTCTCCTCTGTCTAATTCCTGTCTGTGTGCCACAGTGGGAATTAAAACTGgcttattttgaaatgtgttgatACTTTTGCAGCTCtctacattttcagaaaatcctCCTGCAGAATGTGCGCCAACGGGGTTGAGGCACAAGATGTCGTCAACATCACAGTCAAATGCAGGTGCCAGATTTAAGACCCGCTTTTCTAACTTAAAACTTTGTGGCACGGTCCTCTTATTACACCCTGGCTCTGTTGAGGACCCAAATTCCACATGCTCAGAGTGTAGCTGAGAGTTCGCAGTATCTTTTATTTCACTCCTAATAGTATGTGTCTTATCTAACAATGCAGAGATGGCAAATGGGGACACTGAATCCTGTCTTGCAGGGGGGCTGCAGTAGTCCATGAAGCACCCGAGGTCTGGGGATAAAGCCTTTGGGTTAATGGACTTTTTTGCTGGAGACTCATAACCGTCATCGGGACAGGAATTatctaatttcctttttttcaccgAGTTATTCAACaactcaattttaaaatttagaaatGGATTAGAAAATTCTCTCAGGTGATGCAGACACTCTTTTTTGTCACAAGTGATCATCCTTGAATATACAGACAGAGGTTTCAAGTGTTCACATTTGGCTGGATTGAGTCTACTGAAAATTGTGGTCTTTGAGTATGCTTTTTTATCCATGTCTgttggaagataaaaaaaacaaaaaaacacatgacatcAGATCACCAGTTAAATATTCCGACAACACTATCTTGCTTCAGCCTCACTTATGTTATTGCATGTTCAGATTTAAACCGAGCAAGACACACTGTTGGCTATTTTTGAACAGAACTGAAGTTATGCCTTAGGTGACATGACTAACCGAAACTCTAAACCTAACCCTAAACCATATTACCCACAGGGTTTTATATTCAATTcgaagatttaaaaaaaaaaaaaaaaaaaaaaaaattcaaacacaaatcaaatttGTCGGgatgatttaaatgaaaagatgttGAAATGATGCCCGACCTCTTATTTACGTGGCAAGTAAAAGGCGCATTCTCTAAACTATAACGTCTTAGATTTAAAAACCTGTGTCATTGTTAGCATAAGCTTTAATGGAGTGCGACAAGTGAAAACAAGACGTTAACTAGGTGATattactacacacacacagtggatttTTTCCCCGCTAAATTTACGGACACCTTCTAGTTTTCTGGAACGAAGCTAAAAGTTTCAGCTAATCTAATTGTCAGGGGAGTTAACTCATGGTTAGTGTTAAATTGGTTCCTTCACTGTTAGCTAAAGCCCAAACATTTAATACGCCTGGTGATAGAAATACTTAAAATTGGAGAAGTTGCTAAATTGTTCACCTTATTTTTATCTTTGCGTTACCTGCCGCTACCGTAAATGTTTCCGACGTCCAGCTAAGCAAACTTCGTGGACATTGAAGGTGACTGTCAACGGCAGAAATACTCGGCGGGCATTAACGTTAGCAATTCAGACTTTAGCTAACGATAGCTAGCTAACTCCGTCAACGTTACCGAGCATTTGAGCTGTAAGTTTAGCTAAGCTCACGCCAGCCAACTGAATTCAATGTCAAGTCTTTACCAGAATTTTCCGGCACCGAACTAAGAACTTACCTCCTCTCGAAAGTCGGCAAATCTAAAAAAGGGCCAACTGCCACTCTTCTCACTCGCTTCGGTCTGTCGGCCACGCGCACAGGCGCCCGATGCCGGGCAGTGCACGCGGAGGTTACGTGGGGTGGGGGCGCTGTTCAGGTTCGAAGCTTTGTCTCGATTGCGGCCCACTGCATCGTCGTcaacatgtcatttttaagcCTAGCAGCCATATTAAGTTCGAGTGCATTTGAATTGCTTGCTGttataaaaagagaaaacctAACTAGTGTCTtgaaaacacagtaacacatgaaaaaaaaaattagacaagCTTCTGTATATTATTTGCACATAGGGGTTTTACTTTAGCAACCTGCATTAACCTCACGTATCACGTTATACAGTCTCACTATCAGCACTACGGCTCTTGGTCACAAATGCAAAGAGTAATTGACTGTCCGCTGGTGAGCTTAACTCACTTCAAATATTTATTGTCCTTACTTTAAGACTCAGCTCTGTCCCATTATGATCACTGGTATAAACAAAAACCTTctagttttcagttttacatgGTTGCCAGCTGTTACTATGATTTTATCTGGCGGTGGCTGCACTATTATTTTCATCCAGATGTAGTTCTGAAGAAGTCAAAAAAAGTTCAGAGCTTTCGCTGCCAAGAAAATCCTTCCACGTTTTGCGTGAGTTACATTCTGAGTAAAAGGTGCAAAACAAATAGATTGCTTGCAGAATTCCAAAGACACTGAGAAGAacgcagagaaaaaaaaaagaaaagaaaaaagtaaacttGAGCAATGGAGCATTCTAACTTAACACACAGTGGTAGAGTGCAGATAAAAACTATTCCATATTGGacttcatgtttttgttttacagctatGAATCAGACAATTCATGAGGCTTGTTGACATGATTAAAAACTAATGCTGAACTAAAGATAAAGATCCATAACGGGTAATTGACAAAAACAATTCGGAAAGTCCAAATGCTGGTGAGTCCCAGGGAATAGTGTGTGAAGACAATGAATATGGGAGCACCTTAAAATAGGTCAAAAGTGATCAACTTTTGTCGTTGGAGTTTCATCCTTCATCAAGACTGGAATCAAATTCTTACTTAAGGAGTAATAGTTCACTGCCTCAATCTTAAACTCAATCTGATTACAAAGCATTCTCAGATGACGCAGACTGGTCTTTTGGTCACTCGTGACCATCCTGGAATACAGTGCAAAAGGTTTCGAATGTTCCAATTTGTCTGAATTGACTCACCTGTCTTGTAGCCACCATCAAGACCAAAAATCATCTCATTTACTCTTTGTGGTTCAATTGTTCGCTGCCTCAATCTTGTTTcaaagctgtaaaacaaaagaatatgAAAAAGTCACAGAGAGCGAATAGAGGCACTGTATACACTGTAGGCCTGAACACTGACTGGCATGCATAATGACACTGAATTCCCTTACATGAATGTTGGTAAAGACGGAGTGTTGAGTGCAAGAATAGTGTtgtattagaaaataaaaaccctccTTTTCTGTTAGATTATTCCCATTTCTAAGTAAACCAAATATGTGACAGCACCCATGTTGACCTTACCACACTTAGTGAGCTGTTCCAAACAGTTATATCTCACTGTGAACTTtcatatacagtcctggttgaaattacaAAAGGTTACTGaataaaggaaaattaaaaaaaaaacttgaatagTCCAAAGGTTTccaatgggatttaggtcaggactgTTTTTAAcactccatcttttccttttcaaccacttatgctgctggatgtgttctTTGGGTCCTTTTTGGTCGTTTGGGTCGCCTGCTGAAAGACCCGAGACCTTcccctcaaacctagtttttctgacactgggtaacacatttcgctccAAAAAGCCTTGGTAatgttctgatttcatcattcctttgatacattcagtgcctccagtaccagaggcagcaaagcagccccacagcgtgatagaacctccaccatgttttccTGTAGGTAGGGTCTCTTTTCCtcatgggcttcattttgtcgcctATTAACAAACTGATGTGCTGTTCCCAAAGAGCTCAACTGTGGATTCATCCGTCCATAGACctttatcccagaaagactgtggcttatctataaaagtttttgcaaacattactcttgcctttttgtgcctctctttcaatAGCGGTGTcttccttggccttcgcccatggcGCCCTACTTGGTTTGGTGTGCGGCGCATGGTACAGGTTGGagccaccactccagattgatctttagatgtcttgcctagggttttttttgccccaaAATCCACaccaacctttgcagacttctctcattgactttttttcttagcaccacgtcctggaaaagtcttaacagttttatgactgggaaacttcttgataacagTACCAACAGTTGAAACAGGgatctttggcaattgccttgagcctttggaattgttctgtttgttgataatagcatttctgatgctctcagaaaGCTCTtcaccactgtgaaaaagaaactggaaacaatctggccctttttatgcagtaaaactatcattcattggttaattcaggtcatgtgaacactgaaaattgagCACgggtgagtcttatttgttttttattttgtttgaggaactaatttaaactTCAAAAGGGTgacaataattgtgtcaagcgtacattttatgtctgtaatttttatttcatggatGTTACcagtgtgttttgtcatttcagtttccCACAATGTTTGACAAACTTCTCATCTTTCCCCGTTTTCCCCTTCTTAGCAGAGGCTTCACTCTAGCACCCAAAAGTGTCTTTCTGTGTGGTGAAGTCTGTGTCCTCTTGGTCCCATTTGTCTGGGGACAGCTACTCGATCCTGATGGTTAACCCCAATGTCCAGGACCTGGGGGTATGTACGAGCATAAGCTATGAATGCAACACAGTAACATTGCTATTTGTTAATAAAACACCcgtgataaaaaataaagccacaATTTAAAGATGtggccaaataaaaaaaacaaaaacaaaaaaccaactTGCCCCATGAAGCACAGGGATCAATCAAACTGTAGAATGACAATGAGGAGTTTTTTCCTTGTCACCCAGTCAAACAAGGGTTCGAAGGTGAGTTAATGTTATACAGTATAGCATTAGACGTGATTGCATGTAACTACATGTCTACTGCCATGAGAGGGCAGTGCAGTTTCTCGTATAGCAACAAAATCTGACCAGGCTCAACATATGAGCTGAtcctctgctgctcagctctTTACTAGGGCCAGTTCACGTTTTGCCTGTGGGTTGGTCTgagttttttctctgctgtgcaTCATCTGACCACAGAAAACAAGGACTTCTTGCTAACACCACATCTCATCTCCCTCACTGTCCCCATAATCCACAGCCACGGTTTGTTTTACGCAGCCATACAGACCTTGTTATGCCAATAACGACCTGTTATGAacacactaaacaaaaacaccagtTGTATATActggctgagaaaaaaaaaaagctgtgtatATGAATATTCATTTAATTCTTATAAACTTTGAGCCTGAAACCAACCGGTGGTAGCTGTCCCATGGTCTATGTCTTCGAATCAGCGGCAaagggaggaggacagaggggagGAATAGTTGATGTCAGGGACCTCCACCTTTACTCCACAATGGAGTCCAAAGGTCTTAGATGACCATTAGTCCAACCGTACTTAAAGTTACTCTAATGTTTTTTGTAGGCTATACATGCTTGCCAATAAGGAGATTGGGTGTCTGGTATTAATCAGTTGACATATTAgaaaaattaactaattaagGTTGTTACAAGAAgtttactttaaataaatatatatatatatatatattctttctTCAAGCAATGGTGAAGGTTCTCTAAACACTGGTGTTGtatgaggaaaaataaacttgtcaagCTAAAAACTAATATCTATTGTCCCTTTACATTTGCAGTTTCTCTATAGTTCATTTGAATTCTGGCACATGTGCTACAGTTGCTACTCTTAAAGTTAGTCCTGTTGACCCCTGTTGACCTTTGGTCAACAGGTTGAAATCACAATATCTTCCCAAAAGTGgctcatttgcatgtgtgtcatATCAGACATCCGCATTGGATAAGCGTATACAACacctttaaaactgaaactggtGGAAATATGCAAATACTCAAGTAGGCCTATGCTTTATTGTAACTTACCGGATGAAAGTTAACTtgaaaaacagagctaaaaacagataaatcatATACCACATTTCCAAATGTACTGGTAGGTTTATCCTCTCAAACTTTGCTCGAACCCACAGAGGTCTATATTAAATTTGAAGAGGAAAAATCTTTCAGCGGGGATTTTTGACTGAGTCAGCCCttgataataatttaaaaatgcatctcaCTTAAATGGGGGAGtggtgggagaaaaaaaaactttcaagaACTTCCTCATTTTCAGCATAAACTTGCACAAAGTGCTGCAACAACATAACTGTTACATTACagaatataatacaatattctacaatcaattaattaaattgaGAAGGGGCTGTTTCACAAaacccaaaagttgttgttCTGTATcgtaatttatttaatgaatcagcaaaatcacacaaaaaattaaatattttattgatcCACAAGTAGATCCATAAGGGTTAGTACATGTCTGTACTATCCCTTATGGTTagtatatacagtggcatgaaaaggtttggatACCCCTGGAAAAAAATTCTGTTGCTGTAAATAGTTAAGCGAGTAAGaaatgacctgatttccaaaagtcataaagttaaagatgacacatttctttcatttttaagcaagattactttttactttccatcttttacaatttcaacataacaacaaaaggaaaagggaacTAAGTTTGGGCCACCTGCATGGCCAGTACTTAGTAACATCGCCTTTGGCTATTgccacagcttgtaaacactttcagtctttcagttcttgtttgggggattttctctccttttttttttgcacaaggcttctagttctgtgagattcttgtgCCATCTATCATACACTGCTCTGCTaaggtctatccacagatttccCATGATGTTTTGGGTCGGgggactgtgtgggtgtttaGTATCATTATCCTGTTTTAGAAGCAatccttttttcatcttcagcttttttatagATGGTGCGATATTTGTTCCCAGactttgctggtatttaattgactCCATTCTTCCCTCAACCCGTGAAATGATCCTTGTCCCAGTGGCTGCAACACAtgcccaaagcatgatcgatccctccccgtgcttaacagttggagaggtgctCTTTTCACGaaattctgcaccttttttctccaaacatacctttgcttaTTGCGGCCGAACAGCTCTATGCATCAGGT
Coding sequences within:
- the LOC120795926 gene encoding uncharacterized protein LOC120795926 — protein: MDKKAYSKTTIFSRLNPAKCEHLKPLSVYSRMITCDKKECLHHLREFSNPFLNFKIELLNNSVKKRKLDNSCPDDGYESPAKKSINPKALSPDLGCFMDYCSPPARQDSVSPFAISALLDKTHTIRSEIKDTANSQLHSEHVEFGSSTEPGCNKRTVPQSFKLEKRVLNLAPAFDCDVDDILCLNPVGAHSAGGFSENVESCKSINTFQNKPVLIPTVAHRQELDRGDWQVEEGREELKKEMYLNVKVDQDDKGYFSMSYIKDLKTGKSPPQSEYPPMPTATSSPLHRMGEVEGPQEQCYPESSSEQAMLSGQHVFFSFSDLYPPVSGPPLESVNSVVYSLEGDVEEMWNIGPPIFESSLCHSVTVNLNTDREHSRRETEEVKEPIHECQATLSGEEATLDTSYETTLPLQVQVKSVVVAPSQRTTSSSKTVAPRLPEKNATKPNPEDRVSLSGKCFSSGRSQRLAIFGREVEWEREKRLYVHSVTRHMNENPGTDHDVMTELRNLMTHVADQTPGSNDRQWQHPSDLTSRNYQRRFGNMMPKMPLNEWQFKNCTTHKRFAKVPKIFERSPFP